In Nitratireductor thuwali, a genomic segment contains:
- a CDS encoding ABC transporter substrate-binding protein has protein sequence MLRIQKTLNQFRGHTRGAVTGIMAAALLAGTGVATQALAQEKTITAVMHSGLRVLDPIITTAHISRNHGYMIYDVLVAVDENFQPQPQMADWTISDDNLTYTFTLRDGLKFHDGAPVTAADAVASLKRWGEKDSGGQLIFDVTESLEATDDKTIVWTLKEPFPALLDTVGKQSALPPFIMPERVASGSADEAVTDYTGSGPFVFVEEEYQPGVSVTYRKNEDYVPREGAPSWMAGGKEVKVDTVRWVTMPDAQTAINALLSGEIDYIEQVQIDLLPLLEASEDVVVETRDDLGYQTIGRMNFKYPPFDNKKVRQAAMMALSQEDVLATLIGNPQYYKVCGAIFGCGTPLADETGSETLTSGGDIEGAKKLLEEAGYDNTPVVLMQPTDVVSLTAQPVVAAQALRQAGFNVDMQAMDWQTLVTRRASQAKPSEGGWNLFFTNWMVPEINSPLISPMLNGRGDDAWFGWPEDQKIEELRAEFIKADTPEKQKEVAARIQAHNMEEVLYIPLGQYIMPQARSTKLTGMIASPVPVFWNVDKVE, from the coding sequence ATGTTGCGAATTCAAAAAACCTTGAATCAGTTCCGCGGGCATACGCGGGGCGCCGTCACCGGCATCATGGCCGCGGCGCTGCTCGCCGGAACGGGCGTGGCCACCCAGGCGCTGGCTCAGGAAAAGACCATCACCGCGGTCATGCATTCGGGCCTGCGGGTGCTCGACCCGATCATCACGACAGCCCATATCAGCCGCAACCACGGCTATATGATCTACGACGTGCTGGTGGCTGTTGACGAGAATTTCCAGCCGCAGCCGCAGATGGCCGACTGGACCATCTCCGACGACAATCTCACCTACACCTTCACCCTGCGCGACGGGCTCAAGTTTCACGACGGCGCTCCGGTCACCGCCGCCGATGCGGTCGCCTCACTCAAGCGCTGGGGCGAGAAAGACTCGGGCGGCCAGCTCATCTTCGACGTGACCGAAAGCCTGGAGGCCACCGACGACAAGACCATCGTGTGGACGCTGAAGGAGCCTTTCCCGGCATTGCTCGACACGGTTGGCAAGCAGTCGGCCCTGCCGCCTTTCATTATGCCCGAGCGTGTGGCCAGCGGCTCCGCCGACGAGGCGGTGACGGACTACACCGGCTCCGGTCCCTTCGTCTTCGTCGAGGAGGAGTATCAGCCGGGCGTCTCGGTCACCTACAGGAAGAACGAGGACTACGTGCCGCGCGAAGGCGCGCCGAGCTGGATGGCCGGCGGCAAGGAGGTGAAGGTCGACACGGTGCGCTGGGTGACAATGCCCGACGCGCAGACCGCCATCAACGCGCTGCTTTCCGGCGAGATCGACTATATCGAGCAGGTGCAGATCGACCTTCTGCCGCTTCTGGAGGCAAGCGAGGACGTGGTGGTGGAGACCCGCGACGATCTCGGCTACCAGACCATCGGCCGCATGAACTTCAAGTATCCTCCCTTCGACAATAAGAAAGTCCGCCAGGCGGCGATGATGGCGCTCAGCCAGGAGGACGTGCTCGCCACGCTCATCGGCAACCCGCAATATTACAAGGTATGCGGCGCGATCTTCGGCTGCGGCACGCCGCTGGCCGACGAGACCGGCTCGGAAACGCTAACCTCCGGCGGCGATATCGAGGGCGCCAAGAAGCTGCTGGAGGAGGCCGGCTACGACAATACGCCGGTCGTGCTGATGCAGCCGACCGACGTCGTCAGCCTCACCGCCCAGCCCGTGGTCGCCGCGCAGGCGCTGCGCCAGGCCGGCTTCAATGTCGACATGCAGGCGATGGACTGGCAGACGCTCGTGACCCGCCGCGCCAGCCAGGCCAAACCTTCGGAGGGCGGCTGGAACCTCTTCTTCACCAACTGGATGGTGCCGGAAATCAACTCCCCGCTGATCAGCCCGATGCTGAATGGCCGCGGCGACGATGCCTGGTTCGGCTGGCCCGAGGATCAGAAGATCGAGGAACTGCGCGCCGAGTTCATCAAGGCCGACACGCCGGAGAAGCAGAAGGAAGTGGCCGCCAGGATCCAGGCGCACAACATGGAAGAGGTGCTCTACATCCCGCTCGGCCAGTACATCATGCCCCAGGCCCGCAGCACGAAGCTGACCGGCATGATCGCCTCGCCGGTTCCGGTCTTCTGGAACGTCGACAAGGTGGAGTAA
- a CDS encoding M81 family metallopeptidase, translating into MGRRVAMAGFLHETNTFAPSPATLANFEQGGGYLPICRGDEILRLCPGVNLGISGAVDRAAAANWDMVPILWCGAIPSAAVERTAYEAIAGEIVEGIANAGPLDGVYLDLHGAMVAEHLDDGEGELIARVRQVVGPDVPIAVSLDLHGNITRRMFHEADMLVGFRTYPHVDMAETGWRAADQLDRLMARGRPFAKSFRRLPYLIPISWQCTSMEPARGLYREVADLEAGTVASTSLFTGFPAADFPECAPTVLAYGEDQAEADRAADRIYELVLAAESAFAGRAFAPDEGVREAMRIAAGASKPVVIADTQDNPGAGGDSNTTGMLGALVRNGARRAAIGMIVDPNAARAAHEAGEGAEIAIALGGTSGVKGDAPYEGTFRVAKLSNGDLHATGPYYGGTHINVGPSACLTIDDVRIVVASHKAQMADQAMYRFVGIEPTEMAILVNKSSVHFRADFEPIAETVLVCTAPGPMPLSPADLPWTRLADGMRLSPGGPVFHRRPERQTMEA; encoded by the coding sequence ATGGGCAGACGCGTGGCCATGGCGGGCTTCCTTCACGAAACCAATACGTTTGCCCCCTCGCCCGCAACGCTTGCGAATTTCGAGCAGGGCGGCGGCTATCTCCCGATCTGCCGTGGCGACGAAATCCTCCGGCTCTGCCCCGGCGTCAATCTCGGCATTTCAGGCGCCGTCGATCGGGCCGCCGCCGCAAACTGGGACATGGTTCCCATCCTGTGGTGCGGCGCAATCCCGTCCGCCGCCGTCGAACGCACCGCCTATGAGGCCATCGCCGGAGAGATCGTCGAGGGCATCGCCAATGCCGGCCCGCTCGACGGCGTCTACCTGGATCTGCACGGCGCCATGGTGGCCGAGCACCTGGACGACGGCGAGGGGGAGCTGATCGCCCGTGTTCGCCAGGTGGTCGGGCCGGACGTGCCGATCGCCGTCAGCCTGGATCTCCACGGCAACATCACCCGCCGCATGTTCCATGAGGCCGATATGCTGGTGGGCTTTCGCACCTATCCGCATGTCGACATGGCCGAGACCGGCTGGCGCGCGGCCGACCAGCTCGACCGGCTGATGGCGCGGGGGCGGCCCTTTGCCAAGTCTTTCCGCCGCCTGCCCTATCTCATCCCCATTTCCTGGCAGTGCACCTCGATGGAGCCGGCGCGCGGTCTTTATCGCGAGGTCGCCGACCTTGAAGCCGGCACGGTCGCCAGCACCTCCCTGTTCACCGGCTTCCCTGCCGCCGATTTTCCCGAATGCGCGCCGACGGTCCTTGCCTATGGAGAGGACCAGGCGGAAGCGGACCGCGCGGCCGACCGCATTTACGAGCTGGTGCTTGCCGCCGAGAGCGCCTTCGCCGGACGCGCCTTCGCGCCGGATGAAGGGGTGCGCGAGGCCATGCGCATCGCCGCCGGCGCATCGAAGCCTGTCGTGATCGCCGACACGCAGGACAACCCCGGCGCGGGAGGCGATTCCAACACGACCGGAATGCTGGGCGCGCTGGTGCGCAACGGCGCCAGGCGGGCGGCCATCGGCATGATCGTAGACCCGAACGCCGCCAGGGCGGCGCATGAGGCCGGCGAAGGCGCGGAGATCGCCATTGCCCTCGGCGGCACCTCGGGCGTCAAGGGCGATGCGCCTTATGAGGGGACCTTCCGCGTCGCCAAGCTGTCGAACGGTGATCTTCATGCGACCGGACCCTATTATGGCGGAACCCATATCAATGTCGGGCCCTCCGCCTGCCTGACCATCGATGACGTCCGCATCGTCGTTGCCAGCCACAAGGCGCAGATGGCCGACCAGGCGATGTACCGCTTCGTCGGCATCGAGCCGACCGAGATGGCGATCCTCGTCAACAAAAGCTCCGTGCATTTCCGTGCCGATTTCGAGCCTATCGCCGAAACCGTTCTCGTGTGCACCGCGCCCGGCCCGATGCCGCTGAGCCCTGCCGACCTGCCATGGACGCGCCTTGCCGACGGCATGCGGCTTTCGCCCGGCGGTCCCGTCTTTCACCGCAGGCCGGAGCGCCAGACCATGGAGGCCTGA